One window from the genome of Thermaerobacter marianensis DSM 12885 encodes:
- a CDS encoding NAD(P)-dependent malic enzyme: protein MRAAAVTLHRQARGKIEIASKVPLRDHRDLSLAYTPGVAEPCRLIAADPDEAFELTTRGNLVAVVSDGSAVLGLGDIGPEAALPVMEGKAILFKLYAAVDAVPLCVRAREVGRLVEIVAALAPSFGGINLEDVAAPRCFEVEARLRAELDIPVFHDDQHGTAIVTAAALTNALRVVGKELDRVRIVVNGAGAAGIATSHLLLDMGARDLVLCDSRGAIYPGRPYGMNPFKQRVAERSNPAGLKGQLADVMEGADVFIGLSRAGAVTPAMVRSMAPDAIVMAMANPTPEIFPDEAAAAGARVVCTGRSDFPNQINNVLAFPGVFRGALDVRAREINEAMKLAAARAIADLVEPDRLSPDYIIPEAGDPRVAPAVAAAVAAAAVASGVARRPRDPAEVGRETARRVEAVRARLAGSSNTLPAR, encoded by the coding sequence CTGCGCGCCGCGGCGGTGACCCTGCACCGGCAGGCCCGGGGCAAGATCGAGATCGCCAGCAAGGTCCCTCTGCGGGACCACCGCGACCTCAGCCTGGCCTACACGCCGGGGGTGGCCGAGCCCTGCCGGCTCATCGCCGCCGACCCCGACGAGGCCTTTGAGCTCACGACCCGGGGCAACCTGGTCGCGGTGGTGTCCGACGGGTCGGCGGTGCTGGGCCTCGGGGACATCGGCCCTGAGGCCGCCCTGCCCGTCATGGAGGGCAAGGCGATCCTGTTCAAGCTCTACGCCGCGGTGGACGCCGTCCCGCTGTGCGTCCGGGCGCGGGAGGTGGGGCGGCTGGTGGAGATCGTGGCCGCCCTGGCGCCCAGCTTCGGCGGGATCAACCTGGAGGACGTGGCCGCACCCCGCTGTTTCGAGGTGGAGGCGCGGTTGCGGGCGGAACTGGACATCCCCGTCTTCCACGATGACCAGCACGGCACCGCCATCGTGACCGCCGCGGCGCTGACCAATGCCCTGCGCGTGGTGGGGAAGGAGCTGGACCGCGTCCGCATCGTGGTCAACGGGGCGGGGGCGGCGGGGATCGCCACCAGCCACCTGCTGCTGGACATGGGCGCCCGGGACCTGGTGCTGTGCGACAGCCGCGGGGCCATCTACCCCGGCCGCCCCTACGGGATGAATCCATTCAAGCAGCGGGTGGCCGAGCGCAGCAACCCCGCCGGTCTCAAGGGCCAGCTGGCCGACGTCATGGAGGGCGCCGACGTGTTCATCGGGCTCTCCCGGGCCGGGGCGGTGACCCCGGCCATGGTGCGCAGCATGGCCCCGGACGCCATCGTCATGGCCATGGCGAACCCGACGCCGGAGATCTTCCCCGACGAAGCCGCCGCCGCGGGAGCGCGGGTGGTCTGTACCGGGCGGTCGGACTTCCCGAACCAGATCAACAACGTGCTGGCCTTCCCCGGCGTGTTCCGCGGCGCCCTGGACGTGCGGGCCCGGGAGATCAACGAGGCGATGAAGCTGGCGGCGGCGAGGGCCATCGCCGACCTGGTCGAGCCGGACCGCCTGTCGCCGGACTACATCATTCCCGAGGCCGGCGATCCCAGGGTGGCCCCGGCGGTAGCCGCCGCGGTTGCCGCGGCCGCCGTCGCCAGCGGCGTGGCGCGGCGTCCCCGGGATCCGGCCGAGGTCGGGCGGGAGACGGCCCGCCGGGTGGAGGCGGTGCGGGCCCGGCTGGCCGGTTCGTCCAACACCCTCCCAGCGAGGTGA